A stretch of the Drosophila sulfurigaster albostrigata strain 15112-1811.04 chromosome 2L, ASM2355843v2, whole genome shotgun sequence genome encodes the following:
- the LOC133835221 gene encoding multidrug resistance-associated protein 1 isoform X17 has protein sequence MAEESAMDRFCGSEFWNSSLSWWTEDPDLTPCFEQTALVWTPCAFFWLFMLFDFWYLKASLDKNIPWSKISISKLLFTIGLLVITILDLIMAFVKKGGDTDLPRYPLDVWGPIIKIATFLLVLLFIPLNRKFGVQTSGCQFMFWFLFVILSIPRCRTEARAHQQRNEILDSNQEEIPDYSWEEYQFVSFFIFYAFACVMLFLNCFSDAMPRQTKYKRGPNEIPELSASFLSRITYRWFDSMALKGYRNPLEEDDLWDLRPQDSCKEVMPTFAYYWNKNVRKNYKQAAQTSEPKAQFANGKVSFENPQGNGRKKGMASIMPPIYKSFGGIFLFGSFFKLIADVLTFAQPQVLSLIIGYVEAFETTPQPEWKGILYSVLLFVLASIQTFILAQYFHRMFIVGLRIRTALINCIYRKALRISNAARKESTVGEIVNLMAVDAQRFMDLTTYLNMLWSAPLQIGLALYFLWQELGPSVLAGLAVMIIMIPLNGFIASRIKTYQIQQMTYKDKRVKLMNEVLSGIKVLKLYAWEPSFEKQVLDIRDKEIATLRSTAYLNASTSFLWSCAPFLVSLVTFATYVLIDENNVLDAKKTFVSLSLFNILRFPLTMLPMLITNLVQTQVSVKRINKFLNSEELDPNNVQHDKSRPHPIIIENGHFSWGDEDETTLKNISMEVPKNNLVAIVGTVGSGKSSVVQAILGEMEKISGSVNTVGRLAYVPQQAWIQNATVRDNILFGKAYDRKRYNRVIDACALRTDIEILSAGDLTEIGEKGINLSGGQKQRISLARAVYNDADLYLLDDPLSAVDAHVGKHIFEEVIGPKGMLKNKTRVLVTHGITFLPQVDNIYVMKAGQVSENGTYAQLLKNKGAFADFLIQHLQDGEEEEEDLNQIKRQLSENAEPELLAPIEKAIKLARTESLSDSISVTSADSLMGRGSLRRRARRQESYDSAASAASLKRKQEVEGKLIETEKSQTGGVEFAVYKHYIKSVGIFLSVATLVLNFAFQAFQIGSNIWLTQWSNDKEVETNTAKRDMYLGVYGAFGFAQGIVCLIMNLGIDLGALRAAKILHMLLLSNMLRVPMWFYDTTPVGRIMSRFSKDVDTLDQKLVEVVNDGLWCAFEVYYLLQRLYCRLLEVCEQPHCSMHSFYEMSCVCLHTFMTPLRRVAFCPDSPKTLTRSIR, from the exons ATGGCGGAAGAGTCAGCCATGGACCGCTTTTGCGGTTCCGAATTTTgg AATTCCAGTTTGTCGTGGTGGACAGAAGATCCCGATCTAACACCCTGCTTTGAACAAACAGCTTTAGTTTGGACACCATGCGCCTTCTTCTGGCTGTTTATGTTGTTTGATTTCTGGTATCTCAAGGCCAGTTTGGACAAGAATATTCCATGGAGTAAAATTAGCATTTCTAAATTGCTCTTCACTATCGGACTATTGGTGATTACCATCCTCGATCTAATCATGGCCTTTGTGAAGAAGGGCGGCGACACTGATCTGCCCAGGTACCCTCTTGACGTCTGGGGACCGATCATCAAAATTGCCACATTT ttgctggtgttgctCTTTATTCCGCTGAACCGCAAGTTTGGCGTGCAGACATCGGGTTGCCAGTTCATGTTCTGGTTCCTCTTTGTCATTCTCTCGATTCCACGCTGTCGCACTGAAGCTCGGGCTCATCAACAGCGTAACGAGATACTTGATTCGAATCAAGAGGAGATACCTGACTACTCATGGGAGGAGTATCAGTTTGTCAGCTTCTTCATCTTCTATGCCTTCGCTTGCGTCATGCTGTTCCTCAACTGCTTCTCCGACGCGATGCCACGTCAGACCAAATATAAGCGTGGCCCGAATGAGATTCCCGAGCTCTCGGCCAGTTTCCTATCACGCATCACGTATCGTTGGTTCGATAGCATGGCACTGAAGGGTTACCGCAATCCTCTCGAGGAAGATGATCTCTGGGATTTGCGCCCTCAGGATAGCTGCAAGGAAGTCATGCCCACGTTCGCCTATTACTGGAATAAGAATGTGCGTAAAAACTACAAACAGGCGGCTCAGACATCGGAACCGAAGGCACAGTTCGCTAATGGCAAAGTCTCGTTCGAGAATCCCCAGGGCAATGGACGCAAGAAGGGCATGGCTAGCATTATGCCGCCCATTTACAAATCCTTTGGTGGCATCTTCTTGTTTGGCTCATTCTTCAAACTTATCGCCGATGTGCTGACTTTTGCTCAACCCCAAGTGCTGAGCTTGATCATTGGCTATGTGGAGGCTTTTGAAACAACGCCGCAACCCGAATGGAAGGGTATTCTGTATTCGGTGTTGCTCTTTGTGTTGGCCAGCATACAAACCTTTATATTGGCACAATATTTCCATCGCATGTTCATCGTTGGTCTGCGCATCCGAACAGCGCTCATCAATTGCATTTATCGCAAGGCGTTGCGCATCTCGAACGCGGCTCGCAAGGAATCGACTGTGGGTGAAATCGTCAATTTGATGGCTGTGGACGCACAACGTTTCATGGATCTGACCACATACTTGAACATGTTGTGGTCGGCACCGCTGCAAATCGGTTTGGCGCTGTATTTCTTGTGGCAGGAATTGGGACCCTCGGTGCTCGCCGGTCTCGCTGTGATGATCATCATGATTCCCTTGAACGGTTTCATTGCCAGTCGCATCAAGACCTATCAGATTCAGCAGATGACCTACAAGGATAAACGTGTCAAGCTCATGAATGAAGTCTTGAGTGGCATCAAG GTACTTAAACTTTACGCCTGGGAGCCGAGCTTTGAGAAGCAAGTTTTGGATATACGTGATAAGGAAATTGCAACACTGCGCTCCACCGCCTATCTGAATGCCAGCACATCGTTCCTCTGGTCTTGTGCCCCATTTTTG GTTTCATTAGTCACATTTGCCACTTATGTTCTAATCGATGAAAATAATGTGCTTGATGCGAAAAAAACCTTTGTCTCATTATCATTATTCAACATTCTTCGTTTTCCGTTAACAATGTTGCCCATGCTGATCACCAACCTGGTGCAA ACGCAAGTGTCCGTCAAACGTATAAACAAATTCTTGAACAGTGAAGAGCTGGATCCTAACAACGTGCAACACGACAAGTCCAGGC CTCATCCCATTATCATTGAGAATGGCCACTTCTCATGGGGCGATGAGGATGAGACTACGCTCAAGAATATTAGCATGGAAGTGCCAAAGAATAATTTGGTCGCCATTGTGGGCACCGTCGGCTCTGGTAAGTCCTCCGTGGTACAGGCCATCCTGGGCGAAATGGAAAAGATTTCGGGCAGTGTCAACACGGTAGGCAGACTGGCCTATGTGCCACAACAGGCTTGGATCCAGAACGCCACAGTGCGTGATAACATATTGTTTGGCAAGGCCTACGATCGCAAGCGTTACAATCGTGTGATCGATGCCTGCGCTTTGCGCACggatattgaaattttatccGCTGGCGATTTGACCGAAATCGGTGAGAAGGGCATCAATTTGTCGGGTGGCCAAAAGCAGCGTATCTCATTGGCTCGCGCCGTCTACAATGATGCCGATTTGTATCTGCTCGATGATCCGCTGAGTGCCGTCGACGCTCACGTAGGCAAACACATCTTTGAGGAAGTGATCGGACCGAAGGGAATGCTTAAGAACAAGACACGTGTGCTGGTTACCCATGGCATTACGTTCTTGCCCCAAGTGGACAACATTTACGTGATGAAGGCGGGCCAGGTCAGCGAGAATGGCACCTACGCCCAATTGCTGAAGAACAAGGGCGCCTTTGCCGACTTCCTCATCCAGCACTTGCAGGATggcgaggaggaggaagaggatctcaatcaaatcaaacgtCAATTGTCTGAAAATGCTGAACCCGAACTGCTTGCACCCATTGAGAAGGCCATTAAGCTTGCGCGCACCGAGAGTTTGTCGGACTCCAT CTCTGTGACCTCAGCTGATAGTTTGATGGGACGCGGCAGTCTGCGTCGTCGCGCCAGGCGACAGGAGTCGTATGATTCAGCAGCTTCGGCTGCCTCCCTGAAGCGCAAGCAGGAGGTCGAGGGCAAGCTGATTGAGACAGAAAAGTCACAAACGGGCGGCGTTGAATTTGCCGTCTACAAGCATTACATCAAGAGCGTTGGCATCTTCCTCTCTGTGGCCACACTTGTGCTCAACTTTGCGTTCCAAGCATTCCAAATCGGTTCAAATATCTGGCTCACCCAATGGTCCAATGACAAAGAAGTCGAAACTAATACAGCAAAGAGAGATATGTACTTGGGTGTCTATGGTGCCTTCGGTTTTGCTCAAG GTATTGTTTGTCTAATAATGAATCTGGGCATAGATCTGGGAGCCCTGAGAGCCGCCAAGATTCTCCACATGCTGCTCTTAAGCAATATGTTGCGTGTTCCCATGTGGTTTTATGATACCACCCCAGTGGGTCGCATAATGTCACGATTCTCCAAAGACGTTGACACCTTAGATCAGAAATTGGTGGAGGTCGTAAACGATGGTCTCTGGTGTGCATTTGAG GTTTATTATCTGTTACAAAGGTTATACTGCCGTCTCTTGGAGGTCTGCGAGCAGCCACATTGCTCCATGCATTCCTTCTACGAAATGTCCTGCGTTTGCCTACACACTTTTATGACACCACTCCGCAGGGTCGCATTTTGTCCCGATTCTCCAAAGACATTGACACGGTCGATACGATAA
- the LOC133835221 gene encoding multidrug resistance-associated protein 1 isoform X18, with protein MAEESAMDRFCGSEFWNSSLSWWTEDPDLTPCFEQTALVWTPCAFFWLFMLFDFWYLKASLDKNIPWSKISISKLLFTIGLLVITILDLIMAFVKKGGDTDLPRYPLDVWGPIIKIATFLLVLLFIPLNRKFGVQTSGCQFMFWFLFVILSIPRCRTEARAHQQRNEILDSNQEEIPDYSWEEYQFVSFFIFYAFACVMLFLNCFSDAMPRQTKYKRGPNEIPELSASFLSRITYRWFDSMALKGYRNPLEEDDLWDLRPQDSCKEVMPTFAYYWNKNVRKNYKQAAQTSEPKAQFANGKVSFENPQGNGRKKGMASIMPPIYKSFGGIFLFGSFFKLIADVLTFAQPQVLSLIIGYVEAFETTPQPEWKGILYSVLLFVLASIQTFILAQYFHRMFIVGLRIRTALINCIYRKALRISNAARKESTVGEIVNLMAVDAQRFMDLTTYLNMLWSAPLQIGLALYFLWQELGPSVLAGLAVMIIMIPLNGFIASRIKTYQIQQMTYKDKRVKLMNEVLSGIKVLKLYAWEPSFEKQVLDIRDKEIATLRSTAYLNASTSFLWSCAPFLVSLVTFATYVLIDENNVLDAKKTFVSLSLFNILRFPLTMLPMLITNLVQTQVSVKRINKFLNSEELDPNNVQHDKSRPHPIIIENGHFSWGDEDETTLKNISMEVPKNNLVAIVGTVGSGKSSVVQAILGEMEKISGSVNTVGRLAYVPQQAWIQNATVRDNILFGKAYDRKRYNRVIDACALRTDIEILSAGDLTEIGEKGINLSGGQKQRISLARAVYNDADLYLLDDPLSAVDAHVGKHIFEEVIGPKGMLKNKTRVLVTHGITFLPQVDNIYVMKAGQVSENGTYAQLLKNKGAFADFLIQHLQDGEEEEEDLNQIKRQLSENAEPELLAPIEKAIKLARTESLSDSISVTSADSLMGRGSLRRRARRQESYDSAASAASLKRKQEVEGKLIETEKSQTGGVEFAVYKHYIKSVGIFLSVATLVLNFAFQAFQIGSNIWLTQWSNDKEVETNTAKRDMYLGVYGAFGFAQVISFIGAVFLVNIGGLIGAKKIFRQLLRRILGAPQEFFDMKPRGRILDRLSNDVYKLDVVLPDLLRVFNAQAYRVYYLLQRLYCRLLEVCEQPHCSMHSFYEMSCVCLHTFMTPLRRVAFCPDSPKTLTRSIR; from the exons ATGGCGGAAGAGTCAGCCATGGACCGCTTTTGCGGTTCCGAATTTTgg AATTCCAGTTTGTCGTGGTGGACAGAAGATCCCGATCTAACACCCTGCTTTGAACAAACAGCTTTAGTTTGGACACCATGCGCCTTCTTCTGGCTGTTTATGTTGTTTGATTTCTGGTATCTCAAGGCCAGTTTGGACAAGAATATTCCATGGAGTAAAATTAGCATTTCTAAATTGCTCTTCACTATCGGACTATTGGTGATTACCATCCTCGATCTAATCATGGCCTTTGTGAAGAAGGGCGGCGACACTGATCTGCCCAGGTACCCTCTTGACGTCTGGGGACCGATCATCAAAATTGCCACATTT ttgctggtgttgctCTTTATTCCGCTGAACCGCAAGTTTGGCGTGCAGACATCGGGTTGCCAGTTCATGTTCTGGTTCCTCTTTGTCATTCTCTCGATTCCACGCTGTCGCACTGAAGCTCGGGCTCATCAACAGCGTAACGAGATACTTGATTCGAATCAAGAGGAGATACCTGACTACTCATGGGAGGAGTATCAGTTTGTCAGCTTCTTCATCTTCTATGCCTTCGCTTGCGTCATGCTGTTCCTCAACTGCTTCTCCGACGCGATGCCACGTCAGACCAAATATAAGCGTGGCCCGAATGAGATTCCCGAGCTCTCGGCCAGTTTCCTATCACGCATCACGTATCGTTGGTTCGATAGCATGGCACTGAAGGGTTACCGCAATCCTCTCGAGGAAGATGATCTCTGGGATTTGCGCCCTCAGGATAGCTGCAAGGAAGTCATGCCCACGTTCGCCTATTACTGGAATAAGAATGTGCGTAAAAACTACAAACAGGCGGCTCAGACATCGGAACCGAAGGCACAGTTCGCTAATGGCAAAGTCTCGTTCGAGAATCCCCAGGGCAATGGACGCAAGAAGGGCATGGCTAGCATTATGCCGCCCATTTACAAATCCTTTGGTGGCATCTTCTTGTTTGGCTCATTCTTCAAACTTATCGCCGATGTGCTGACTTTTGCTCAACCCCAAGTGCTGAGCTTGATCATTGGCTATGTGGAGGCTTTTGAAACAACGCCGCAACCCGAATGGAAGGGTATTCTGTATTCGGTGTTGCTCTTTGTGTTGGCCAGCATACAAACCTTTATATTGGCACAATATTTCCATCGCATGTTCATCGTTGGTCTGCGCATCCGAACAGCGCTCATCAATTGCATTTATCGCAAGGCGTTGCGCATCTCGAACGCGGCTCGCAAGGAATCGACTGTGGGTGAAATCGTCAATTTGATGGCTGTGGACGCACAACGTTTCATGGATCTGACCACATACTTGAACATGTTGTGGTCGGCACCGCTGCAAATCGGTTTGGCGCTGTATTTCTTGTGGCAGGAATTGGGACCCTCGGTGCTCGCCGGTCTCGCTGTGATGATCATCATGATTCCCTTGAACGGTTTCATTGCCAGTCGCATCAAGACCTATCAGATTCAGCAGATGACCTACAAGGATAAACGTGTCAAGCTCATGAATGAAGTCTTGAGTGGCATCAAG GTACTTAAACTTTACGCCTGGGAGCCGAGCTTTGAGAAGCAAGTTTTGGATATACGTGATAAGGAAATTGCAACACTGCGCTCCACCGCCTATCTGAATGCCAGCACATCGTTCCTCTGGTCTTGTGCCCCATTTTTG GTTTCATTAGTCACATTTGCCACTTATGTTCTAATCGATGAAAATAATGTGCTTGATGCGAAAAAAACCTTTGTCTCATTATCATTATTCAACATTCTTCGTTTTCCGTTAACAATGTTGCCCATGCTGATCACCAACCTGGTGCAA ACGCAAGTGTCCGTCAAACGTATAAACAAATTCTTGAACAGTGAAGAGCTGGATCCTAACAACGTGCAACACGACAAGTCCAGGC CTCATCCCATTATCATTGAGAATGGCCACTTCTCATGGGGCGATGAGGATGAGACTACGCTCAAGAATATTAGCATGGAAGTGCCAAAGAATAATTTGGTCGCCATTGTGGGCACCGTCGGCTCTGGTAAGTCCTCCGTGGTACAGGCCATCCTGGGCGAAATGGAAAAGATTTCGGGCAGTGTCAACACGGTAGGCAGACTGGCCTATGTGCCACAACAGGCTTGGATCCAGAACGCCACAGTGCGTGATAACATATTGTTTGGCAAGGCCTACGATCGCAAGCGTTACAATCGTGTGATCGATGCCTGCGCTTTGCGCACggatattgaaattttatccGCTGGCGATTTGACCGAAATCGGTGAGAAGGGCATCAATTTGTCGGGTGGCCAAAAGCAGCGTATCTCATTGGCTCGCGCCGTCTACAATGATGCCGATTTGTATCTGCTCGATGATCCGCTGAGTGCCGTCGACGCTCACGTAGGCAAACACATCTTTGAGGAAGTGATCGGACCGAAGGGAATGCTTAAGAACAAGACACGTGTGCTGGTTACCCATGGCATTACGTTCTTGCCCCAAGTGGACAACATTTACGTGATGAAGGCGGGCCAGGTCAGCGAGAATGGCACCTACGCCCAATTGCTGAAGAACAAGGGCGCCTTTGCCGACTTCCTCATCCAGCACTTGCAGGATggcgaggaggaggaagaggatctcaatcaaatcaaacgtCAATTGTCTGAAAATGCTGAACCCGAACTGCTTGCACCCATTGAGAAGGCCATTAAGCTTGCGCGCACCGAGAGTTTGTCGGACTCCAT CTCTGTGACCTCAGCTGATAGTTTGATGGGACGCGGCAGTCTGCGTCGTCGCGCCAGGCGACAGGAGTCGTATGATTCAGCAGCTTCGGCTGCCTCCCTGAAGCGCAAGCAGGAGGTCGAGGGCAAGCTGATTGAGACAGAAAAGTCACAAACGGGCGGCGTTGAATTTGCCGTCTACAAGCATTACATCAAGAGCGTTGGCATCTTCCTCTCTGTGGCCACACTTGTGCTCAACTTTGCGTTCCAAGCATTCCAAATCGGTTCAAATATCTGGCTCACCCAATGGTCCAATGACAAAGAAGTCGAAACTAATACAGCAAAGAGAGATATGTACTTGGGTGTCTATGGTGCCTTCGGTTTTGCTCAAG TCATTAGCTTTATTGGAGCTGTATTTCTCGTTAATATTGGCGGATTGATTGGGGCCAAGAAAATCTTTCGACAATTGTTGAGGCGTATTCTGGGCGCCCCTCAAGAGTTTTTCGATATGAAGCCGCGGGGTCGAATACTAGATCGTCTGTCCAACGACGTCTACAAATTGGATGTGGTATTGCCTGATTTATTGCGAGTCTTTAATGCTCAAGCGTATCGG GTTTATTATCTGTTACAAAGGTTATACTGCCGTCTCTTGGAGGTCTGCGAGCAGCCACATTGCTCCATGCATTCCTTCTACGAAATGTCCTGCGTTTGCCTACACACTTTTATGACACCACTCCGCAGGGTCGCATTTTGTCCCGATTCTCCAAAGACATTGACACGGTCGATACGATAA